The segment NNNNNNNNNNNNNNNNNNNNNNNNNNNNNNNNNNNNNNNNNNNNNNNNNNNNNNNNNNNNNNNNNNNNNNNNNNNNNNNNNNNNNNNNNNNNNNNNNNNNNNNNNNNNNNNNNNNNNNNNNNNNNNNNNNNNNNNNNNNNNNNNNNNNNNNNNNNNNNNNNNNNNNNNNNNNNNNNNNNNNNNNNNNNNNNNNNNNNNNNNNNNNNNNNNNNNNNNNNNNNNNNNNNNNNNNNNNNNNNNNNNNNNNNNNNNNNNNNNNNNNNNNNNNNNNNNNNNNNNNNNNNNNNNNNNNNNNNNNNNNNNNNNNNNNNNNNNNNNNNNNNNNNNNNNNNNNNNNNNNNNNNNNNNNNNNNNNNNNNNNNNNNNNNNNNNNNNNNNNNNNNNNNNNNNNNNNNNNNNNNNNNNNNNNNNNNNNNNNNNNNNNNNNNNNNNNNNNNNNNNNNNNNNNNNNNNNNNNNNNNNNNNNNNNNNNNNNNNNNNNNNNNNNNNNNNNNNNNNNNNNNNNNNNNNNNNNNNNNNNNNNNNNNNNNNNNNNNNNNNNNNNNNNNNNNNNNNNNNNNNNNNNNNNNNNNNNNNNNNNNNNNNNNNNNNNNNNNNNNNNNNNNNNNNNNNNNNNNNNNNNNNNNNNNNNNNNNNNNNNNNNNNNNNNNNNNNNNNNNNNNNNNNNNNNNNNNNNNNNNNNNNNNNNNNNNNNNNNNNNNNNNNNNNNNNNNNNNNNNNNNNNNNNNNNNNNNNNNNNNNNNNNNNNNNNNNNNNNNNNNNNNNNNNNNNNNNNNNNNNNNNNNNNNNNNNNNNNNNNNNNNNNNNNNNNNNNNNNNNNNNNNNNNNNNNNNNNNNNAGGGGGGGGGGGCGGCGCGGCCGCGGCGGTCGCGGCGGTCGCGGGGCAGGGGGGAAGCGGGCCCCGGGACGGACGCCGAGCATCGTCACTGCCGCCGCCTGTGCCGGGCCTGGGCAGTTTCGGGCTTCCTCGGTGTTAGCTCCCGAGAACCTGAGTCCCGTGGGGCCGGCGCCGTGAGGCTCTGAGGGAGCTCCGTCCCCACATTGTCCCTCTCTGCTGGAGTCTAGCAGCGAGCCGGGACTCGGCCGAGGCTCTCGGAGTCTAAGGGCTGCATAGAGTCGCCCTCAGCTCGAGCGGCGGAGGGGCGGAGGAGGGCGGGAAAATCACGTTGAGCCTCCGAGGGGCGGAGGCGGgcgggaaaaggagggaagagaaagagggggagggggaggaaaaaaaaacggagaggaagaggaaggggaagcgTTACTAGCTAGCTCGCTGCTTCCAGGCAGAATTCTTCTATTCTGACCCAATGGCTGAGAGAAAAGAGGACCTTGGCCCCCTGGCTGCAGAAAAGGCGCAAGGAGCAGAGCCTGAGCCAGGGGGAGAGTTGGCTGAGGACCAGGAGGGGGTCCTCTCGCAGGGTGTGTCTCATGGAAGTGCTGCTTCTCGGTTGCCCATAGGGGAAATCGGCATTGTAGAGAGTATTCAGCTGGAGAACTTTATGTGCCATGCCATGCTTGGACCAGTGAAATTTGGGCCCAATGTCAACTTTGTGGTAGGACAAAGGGGCAAAAGTGCATTGCTGACAGCTCTCATCCTTGGTCTTGGTGGAAAGTCGTTAGGATCGCCTTTAAAAGAGTTTGTGAAAGATGGCGAGGCTTCGGCAAACATCTTGATCACGTTAAGTAACAGAGGGGAGAATGCTTACAAACCTGACTCGTACGGAAGCTCAATAATTGTGCATCAGTGCATCAGTGTAAATGGGACTGTGAGTTACAAACTAAAAGACCAAGCAGGAAGCGTAGTTACTTCTAAGAAAGCAGAACTTACAGACATCCTTGAGCATTTTAATATCCGAGTAGATAATCCAATGACCATTTTACAGCAAGAGATGGGCAGGCAGTTATTGCAAGCAAGAAGTGATGGTGACAGATACAAATTCTTTCTGAAAGTGACCCAGCTCGATCAGATGCATAATGATTACTTGTGCATTTTGGAGAGAAAAGCCAGGACTCAGGATCAGATAGAACAAGGAGAAAAGCAGCTCCAGGAGCTAAAACAGCAGGGCATAGAGGTAGAACAGTGTTTCCAGAGTATGGCTGCCTCGAGGAAGAGATTAGAGGATCTGAAACATGAGATGGCTTGGGCAATAGTGAACGAATCAGAAAGACAAATCGAAGATATGATAAGTAATATAAGTATTGGAGACCAGGATACTGTCAGATTAAGTCAGAAACTGGAGGCAAGTGAGGCCAAATTTAATGAAACAGACAAGAAGTTCAAAGAAATTCAGGAGAACTTGGAACAGTTAAACAAAGAAACCACTGAGTTAGAGACTGAAAGCATTCAGGCAAGAGACcatgtaaatagaaaggaaaaggccTATGAGAAAGCTGAAGAgttatataattctttccaggatgaattaaaacaattagagaaggcaaaagaACGTTGCAACCAAATGGAAGAACTGAAAAGGAGTATGGAGCAATCCAAGTTAGAAAAACAGGGGAAAATTGCCATGTTGCAGGAACagttaaataattataaagatcAGGAAAATGCACTTATTCAAGAGGTGGGATATCTTCAGGAAGCTATAGAAAAAGACACTGAAGAACATTCTAGACTTAAGGGAGACTGTGCAGAAGTGCAGCAAATACTAAGAGATAAGCAACAACAGCTAAACCAATTAAAAGATTGTAAAACTAGTCCACTAAAAGTATTTGAGCCACAAATTCCAGCCCTTCTTGAAGCAATAGACAATGCTCATAGACAAGGGCTCTTCAGTACCAAACCTAAAGGTCCACTGGGAGCTTACATTCACCTCCAGGACCCTGAATTTGCTTTAGCTGTTGAGTCCTGTTTAAAGGACCTCCTCCTCGCCTTTTGTTGTAACAGCTACAAAGACGAGCAAGTACTTCAGACGCTTATGAAAAGGTTTTATCCAATAGACTGTCCACGACCACAGATAATTGTGTCAGCGTTTAAGAATGAGATATATGATGTAACAGGAAGAGCAGCCTATCACCCAGAGTTTCCAACAGTTCTCACAGCTTTGCAAATAGATGATGCTGTGGTGGCCAATGCTTTGATTGACATGAGAGGCATAGAGTCGGTGCTGCTTATTAAAAGTAACTCTTTGGCTCGTACAGTCATGCAAGCTCAGAAGCCCCCCAAGAACTGTAGTGAAGTTTTTACCGCTGATGGTGACCAGGTGTTTGAGCGACGCTATTACTCATGTGACAAATCGAGACCTACTTACTTGATTGATGTTGAGGTAGAGATAGGTCATTTGGAGAAAGATGTAGAAGACACAGATGCACAGTTGTCTGTGTTTCAGCAACGTGCATATTCACTTGAAAATGATATCAGAAAGAATGAAAACACCATGAATAGTTATCATCTACATTTAAAAGAACTAGCAATTAGAGTAATAAAACTCAACATACAAATAAGTGAACTTGAAAAAGAAGAACCCCAGTCAATAGGGTTCTTAACTCTGGAGAAAGCTCGAGAAATTAAAAGACAGATGGAACAGGTTAAGGAAAAGATGAAAGTTCAAATGGAAGAGATGaataatttaagaaaagagaTAGTAGATGCTGAACAGAGACATGAAAGCATTAAGGCGAAAATTCACAAAGTTCAGGAATTATCAGAGTCTGTTAGGCAAGAACTAAACCAGATTAATTTAGAAATGGACTCTGAAAAACGAAGCGTACGCCATTATCAAGATAGACTTACACACCACACGAATTCTCTCCAAGTGAAAAAAGAAGACTTgactaagaaagagaaagaattagagaaagagaTTGCTCAGGCCAAATACATCTGCCCAGAGCGAAAAGAGATTGAGAAAACTACTGCTGCTCTTGataaagaaattacttttttaaaacagaagatacAATCAGAAAACACCCGTCACAGAAGCAGGGAAGAAATAATAAGGCAGTTccaacaaataaaagaaagatatcattcTCTAGATGTTAAAGTGAAGAATTTAAGAAATTGCATTAAATCACTGGATCAAACATCAgtgcaaaaatatgaaatataccAGCAATTTAGAAGAAGTCTTGCTTTACGATGCAGGTTGTACTTTGACAATCTAATAGCTCAGTCAGCCCTCTCAGGAGAAATGAGGTTTGATCACACAAATGAAACTCTTTCTATAAGAGTCCAGCGTGGAGAAGGAAATACAGCTGTTTTAGGTAACACAGAGTTGCAATCAGGGAGTGAAAActctttttcaaacttttttttcattcttacttTATGGTACATCACAGAAGGTCCCTTCAGATGCCTAGATGCATTTGATAGTTTCTTGGACCCAGGCAGTAGAAGAATTGCCTTGAACATAATCCTCAAGATTGCACATTCCCAACAGTTCCGTCAGTTCATTCTGCTCACTCCACAGAGCCTGAGCTTTCTTTCTCAAAGTCCACTGATTAAAATACTCCACATACCCGATGCTGAAAGAGACCAGAGAACCCTGCCTTTCCGGGCAgttaaagaagaggaagaagattgaagaagatttata is part of the Gracilinanus agilis isolate LMUSP501 chromosome X, AgileGrace, whole genome shotgun sequence genome and harbors:
- the LOC123253787 gene encoding structural maintenance of chromosomes protein 6-like produces the protein MAERKEDLGPLAAEKAQGAEPEPGGELAEDQEGVLSQGVSHGSAASRLPIGEIGIVESIQLENFMCHAMLGPVKFGPNVNFVVGQRGKSALLTALILGLGGKSLGSPLKEFVKDGEASANILITLSNRGENAYKPDSYGSSIIVHQCISVNGTVSYKLKDQAGSVVTSKKAELTDILEHFNIRVDNPMTILQQEMGRQLLQARSDGDRYKFFLKVTQLDQMHNDYLCILERKARTQDQIEQGEKQLQELKQQGIEVEQCFQSMAASRKRLEDLKHEMAWAIVNESERQIEDMISNISIGDQDTVRLSQKLEASEAKFNETDKKFKEIQENLEQLNKETTELETESIQARDHVNRKEKAYEKAEELYNSFQDELKQLEKAKERCNQMEELKRSMEQSKLEKQGKIAMLQEQLNNYKDQENALIQEVGYLQEAIEKDTEEHSRLKGDCAEVQQILRDKQQQLNQLKDCKTSPLKVFEPQIPALLEAIDNAHRQGLFSTKPKGPLGAYIHLQDPEFALAVESCLKDLLLAFCCNSYKDEQVLQTLMKRFYPIDCPRPQIIVSAFKNEIYDVTGRAAYHPEFPTVLTALQIDDAVVANALIDMRGIESVLLIKSNSLARTVMQAQKPPKNCSEVFTADGDQVFERRYYSCDKSRPTYLIDVEVEIGHLEKDVEDTDAQLSVFQQRAYSLENDIRKNENTMNSYHLHLKELAIRVIKLNIQISELEKEEPQSIGFLTLEKAREIKRQMEQVKEKMKVQMEEMNNLRKEIVDAEQRHESIKAKIHKVQELSESVRQELNQINLEMDSEKRSVRHYQDRLTHHTNSLQVKKEDLTKKEKELEKEIAQAKYICPERKEIEKTTAALDKEITFLKQKIQSENTRHRSREEIIRQFQQIKERYHSLDVKVKNLRNCIKSLDQTSVQKYEIYQQFRRSLALRCRLYFDNLIAQSALSGEMRFDHTNETLSIRVQRGEGNTAVLGNTELQSGSENSFSNFFFILTLWYITEGPFRCLDAFDSFLDPGSRRIALNIILKIAHSQQFRQFILLTPQSLSFLSQSPLIKILHIPDAERDQRTLPFRAVKEEEED